The Chryseolinea soli genome contains a region encoding:
- a CDS encoding DUF1801 domain-containing protein, translating into MAKNKTTETKVNVNDFIESYVENEQKKADSFRLLELMSKWSGRKPKMWGPTIIGFGSYHYKYASGHEGDAPLIGFSPRKAEFSLYVFLPTEQNKHLLDDFGKFTMGKSCIYVKKLSDVNLATLEKLCKHTIALHQ; encoded by the coding sequence ATGGCAAAGAACAAAACCACCGAAACTAAGGTAAACGTAAATGACTTTATCGAATCCTATGTGGAGAACGAGCAAAAGAAAGCCGATAGCTTTCGATTGCTTGAACTCATGAGCAAATGGTCTGGGCGTAAACCGAAAATGTGGGGACCGACCATTATCGGTTTTGGAAGTTACCACTACAAATATGCCAGCGGCCATGAAGGCGACGCGCCGCTCATTGGGTTCTCGCCGCGTAAGGCCGAATTCTCACTCTATGTTTTTTTACCAACCGAACAAAACAAGCATCTGCTGGATGACTTTGGCAAATTCACGATGGGGAAATCCTGCATCTATGTAAAGAAGCTGTCGGACGTCAACCTGGCGACATTGGAGAAACTGTGCAAGCATACTATTGCTCTACATCAGTGA
- a CDS encoding DinB family protein, whose translation MHLQNLTTRFIRYNLWANERLASWLMTVDRNILYEKTGSSFGTIDRTLQHMLSAQIYWLTLFTKGQITEFSQPIRENAVDQIIADLIISSQQLIDGLSVLNEQQLTERIKVSDSTQSRYEYILHIVNHGSYHRGQVVTMCRALGITGEIPVTDYDAYLWWIENM comes from the coding sequence ATGCATCTCCAAAACCTCACCACCCGCTTCATTCGCTACAACCTTTGGGCTAACGAACGCCTTGCTTCCTGGTTGATGACCGTCGACAGAAATATACTCTACGAAAAAACAGGCTCAAGTTTTGGAACAATCGATCGGACACTCCAACATATGCTGTCCGCACAAATTTACTGGCTTACCCTCTTTACCAAAGGACAGATCACTGAATTCAGTCAACCGATAAGAGAAAATGCTGTAGACCAGATCATAGCCGATCTCATTATTAGCTCACAACAATTGATCGATGGCCTCTCCGTACTGAATGAGCAGCAGCTAACTGAACGCATCAAGGTATCGGACAGCACGCAAAGTCGATATGAGTATATCCTGCATATCGTCAATCACGGTTCGTACCATCGTGGCCAGGTCGTTACAATGTGTCGCGCACTGGGAATCACAGGAGAAATACCTGTAACCGATTACGATGCGTACCTCTGGTGGATAGAGAACATGTGA